The stretch of DNA TTCACCACCAGGACTGCGGAGATTCTTCAGTATAATATGACAATAGAAGTTTGAAATTTGACACAGTATGCCAAACCCAAACCCAATCTTTATTTGAAGGTCGCTCACAGGAGTGTACAGAGGGTGGTTCACGTAATAAGCAATGTATGATCCAAAACTCCAGTAATAAGCACAGTTACGGAACACATTGGAAAGAGGTGAAGTTGCATGGCTGAACCGATGCACGAAAAACGTTTCCAGAATTCTTTTGGCGTAATGGAAACACCAGTAGTACAAGGCGTATGTCTGCACAGGGTGGATCACACGTTCACCTTTGTAACCAAAATATTTGTAAACAGGGAAGTAATAGAACACTGGATAGAGAAGCAATGGTCCCAAATACTCGCAGAAAAATAGTGTTCGATAAGAAACTTGAGGGCCCAAGTCCTTGAATACAACAGTTAAGGTTTCTGAGTTTCCACTGGTATATTCTTTCAGACTCTTCTTGTAATTAAGGACAACAGGCCTTTCCTTTGATCCGGGTTGGACAGGGAGTGTCAAACGCTGCCTTGATGGGTGCTTCTTGGCTGTAAGTGAAAACATTCAAATCATGTTAATCCAATGCTACCTAGAGACATAGTTAACTTACAgataaacattatttttggtaagaagtgaactttaaacttaactcaaccccacaaaattgacttgtaagaCAAGGTTTGCATTCACATATATACTctaaattgaccttatctctagtcgatgtgagactccCAACAATTTTATTCCAAGAGAGGTACTAAGGTGGGAAAACAAAGCCATACAATAATAGCAAGAGTTATATGCAGGGTTGAACTATTGTCAtcatcattaataataattcatttgATTTCACATGCAATGAGACATGGGTTATATTTCATAAGCTGAGGAACTTCTGAATATTTCAACTTGAACAACCTAGAATAGGTTTAACTAAGAAGCTACTGAAAAAGACTTGCAGATCTAATAATCTAATAAAAGATACTATTGACCTGTTAGGGAAAACATCTCTGTAAAACTTCCACAAGAGAGAACAAAATGAAATGAGTTTCttcataagttaaaattaacttatgtgTAAAATCATTAGTAAAAGTGTATTCTATTTTTAACTCGTGCATCAGTTTATGAGGaaattcatttcatttctttcttatttttgtttgttagaAGTATTTTTGACAAAGTTTACCCAAAAACATGCCTCAATGCTCAATGCTACCAGGTTATCACGCTACTTTATTTTATGCCATGTTTGAAACCATCAGAACCCATCTAATCATTACAATGAAGAAAGATCTTAATTTATGCGGTCCACATCTTTCATAAAGGCAAAAGTATTCACACCAATACACATTCAAtttattaatactttttaatacaaatttaccTGATATGGCTAAGATACAGATGAAAACCTCAGGATTCAGTTTAAGTTCAAACAGACACAgatcttattatttattaggcTTCTTCAGTGTCAACAATAACTAAGTAGTAAGAATGACAAACATCAATTGCACATCAAAGCCTGTTATCAATTACCATCACATGATGCAATAAGTTAAATCCATCACCAAAATAACTGAAAGAACATCACAATACTATTACCTTGAGAAAGTAATTTATACATCTAAGCCCAGACTAACTCGATTCTAGTCATTTTACATCTAAAGTATTACCTTACAAAAGTAATTTATACGTAAAAACAGTTGTAAGAACAAGCTCACTTACTTTGCTTATGAATTGCCTCCTGCAGATCTGCTACAGTAGCCTAcacaaagaaataaaaggatAAACCATACATAGTAAATTATTACTCTTAAAAAACAAAGTCCCCGTTGGCCAATCGAAAATATAGTCAAAATGGGGGAAATTTATACTGACAAAAACCTAATTCCTCGTAATCAATCAGCGATATCAAACTACCGTGACaacaaaaaagtaaacaaaatgtataaaaagtaagaaatttagagagaaaaagagacATACAGAATCGCTGAGGTGAACACCACCTTTAACCACTTCTCTTCCACTGCGAGAGACCACAGTGACCTTCATCTTTGCGAAGGGATAAAGGGTTTTTATATGCAAGATCCAACAGCACTATGTGTCTGAAACCAAAAAACAAATGAAGATTCACATCAGCAGCCACAAACAGAATGCAAAGAGTGTGATTTTGTTTCTTCGAAGCTATAAAATTTACAATCACGTTAATATAGAAGAAACCCCCCATTTAATTTGCATCAATTATGACGGAAGTTCCAAGCTTTTTAGAATATGTAATCgttcgtaaaaaaaaaaaaaaaaaaaaacaaaagaccCGAAATTTCAGGAAAGAAACCTATGATTCGATTACTACAAAGAATGTGAGTCACcgaaaaattaggaaaaaatgAACAACAAGAACTAGTTGCTAAGATTTGAATGACCCAATTGGaggaaaataagaaaagagCAATGAGGAAGAAAGGGGAATCACCTGAATTGGAAAGAGATAGAGAAGGAGAAGATGTGTGTGTTGGACAGTTGTATGTAGTTACTGACAAACACAAAGGAAATATTAGCttacaaaaattgaatttgtatataatatatcatatatagaaaaagattatggatgGAAGATGATGAATTAATGTGAAGTGTGGTGAGTAGTAGATGAAGGCATGCAAATCCATATTCAAACATTAATGTGATGCAGTTGGGGTTGGACAGCTAACCATTTTAGGGTTCATAATctaaaactcaccaaaaacttCTAATTGGGTTGTGTTCTTGAGATTGAcagtgaaattttttattttgagagATTGAAGTATGAAaaagtaaatttgtatttgcaaataatttttttttcttttaaaagaattacTTTTTGTTTGAATGGTATAAAAGAgtgtaaatattttctatgtCATGGCACATTCCAATCATTTTTCCCAATTTGTCAAAGTTTGATGTGTTTCACcttattatctttaattttcttataacaTAAGTAATGTCTAGACAAAGacatgaaaaagataaatatcatATGcttatttagattaaaaattggTAGTtattaaattcttaaattaatatttttttcatttaaaaatattgaagaaaagcaaagaaaaaagTACATATATAGTTGGATGGTAGTGCATTTACTAACTAACTACTACCTACTTTCTGCTTACCTGTGGAGACTTCATTGTAGTTCTGCCTAACAAAACCAATTTATTTTGTGCATTTTGTTTACCTATAAACCTCTTTTAAGTAATGCTATGTTATGTTCAactaaactttttattattcaatatta from Vigna unguiculata cultivar IT97K-499-35 chromosome 8, ASM411807v1, whole genome shotgun sequence encodes:
- the LOC114195412 gene encoding very-long-chain enoyl-CoA reductase, which translates into the protein MKVTVVSRSGREVVKGGVHLSDSATVADLQEAIHKQTKKHPSRQRLTLPVQPGSKERPVVLNYKKSLKEYTSGNSETLTVVFKDLGPQVSYRTLFFCEYLGPLLLYPVFYYFPVYKYFGYKGERVIHPVQTYALYYWCFHYAKRILETFFVHRFSHATSPLSNVFRNCAYYWSFGSYIAYYVNHPLYTPVSDLQIKIGFGFGILCQISNFYCHIILKNLRSPGGEGGYQIPKGFLFNIVTCANYTTEIYQWLGFNIATQTVAGYIFLLVATFIMTNWAFAKHRRLKKLFDGKDGRPRYPRRWIILPPFL